A window of the Deinococcus gobiensis I-0 genome harbors these coding sequences:
- a CDS encoding dynein regulation protein LC7 gives MTNSVYTMIARALSLSVSERAADTMLRSALRERGLSPETVTAQEMQGVLSGPLMDRLGAALPHARARTELLSLSRRLEREYPKAPTLFTDVGAFATWDDVSMSPASALHDAPELGADDFEFDDPEFSAAPQRPTFELGTAGGQEALIQHLGKFQGVQGVLVSHPNGELLRARALRDARALSSVMAAASLVFRRRGLRLMSADLGGQTVCMRPMGEYCVAVVAGPQVNIGRLLSELQGLEFQGQGESA, from the coding sequence ATGACGAACTCTGTTTACACCATGATCGCGCGTGCCCTGTCGCTCAGCGTCTCGGAGCGGGCGGCCGACACCATGCTGCGCTCGGCGCTGCGCGAACGGGGGCTGAGTCCCGAGACCGTCACGGCGCAGGAGATGCAGGGCGTCCTGTCCGGTCCCCTGATGGACCGCCTGGGGGCCGCGCTGCCGCACGCGCGCGCGCGCACCGAGCTGCTCTCGCTCTCGCGGCGCCTGGAACGCGAGTACCCCAAGGCCCCGACCCTCTTTACCGATGTCGGTGCCTTCGCCACCTGGGACGACGTGTCCATGTCGCCGGCCAGTGCCCTGCACGACGCCCCCGAGCTCGGCGCCGACGACTTCGAGTTCGACGACCCCGAATTCAGCGCCGCGCCCCAGCGCCCGACCTTCGAGCTGGGCACGGCCGGGGGCCAGGAGGCCCTGATCCAGCACCTGGGCAAGTTCCAGGGGGTGCAGGGGGTGCTGGTCTCTCACCCGAACGGCGAACTGCTGCGCGCCCGCGCCCTGCGCGATGCCCGCGCCCTGAGCAGCGTGATGGCGGCGGCCTCGCTGGTGTTCAGGCGCCGGGGTCTGCGCCTGATGTCGGCCGATCTGGGCGGACAGACCGTGTGTATGAGGCCGATGGGCGAGTACTGCGTGGCGGTCGTGGCCGGGCCGCAGGTCAACATCGGCCGCCTGCTGAGCGAGTTGCAGGGCCTCGAATTCCAGGGTCAGGGAGAAAGCGCGTGA
- a CDS encoding glycine C-acetyltransferase — protein sequence MPTSLSARLSAELAGLRESGLLIHPRVLDAANRARTRVDGREVVNLASNNYLGFADHPVLKAKAAAYLEEWGAGAGAVRTIAGTLRIHEDFEEQLAEFKHTGSALVLQSGFTTNQGVLGTLLKEGDLVVSDELNHASIIDGLRLTKATKKVYRHADPDDLERLLRENDTDGLKLVVTDGVFSMDGDVAPLDRLVEVARRYGAVTYVDDAHGSGVLGEAGRGTVHHFGMAEAEDVLQVGTLSKAWGVVGGYAAGHADLKQLMLNRARPYLFSTAQPPAVVGALSAALELVQSDPSFMERLWDNTRFFKSELARLGFDTMGSETPITPVIFGEAEAAFEASRRLFAEGIFAVGLGFPTVPRGKARIRNIVTAEHTRDDLEQALAAYARVGRALGTIS from the coding sequence ATGCCGACTTCTCTTTCCGCGCGCCTTAGCGCCGAACTCGCCGGGCTGCGCGAAAGCGGCCTCCTGATCCACCCGCGCGTGCTGGACGCCGCCAACCGCGCCCGGACCCGCGTGGACGGCCGCGAGGTCGTGAACCTCGCCAGCAACAACTACCTGGGCTTCGCCGACCACCCGGTCCTGAAGGCGAAAGCCGCCGCCTACCTCGAGGAGTGGGGTGCGGGCGCGGGCGCCGTGCGGACCATCGCCGGCACGCTGCGCATCCACGAGGACTTCGAGGAGCAGCTCGCCGAGTTCAAGCACACCGGCAGCGCCCTGGTCCTGCAGAGCGGCTTCACGACCAACCAGGGCGTACTGGGCACCCTGCTCAAGGAAGGCGACCTCGTGGTCAGCGACGAACTGAACCACGCGAGCATCATCGACGGGCTGCGGCTCACCAAGGCGACCAAGAAGGTCTACAGGCACGCCGACCCGGACGACCTGGAACGCCTGCTGCGCGAGAACGACACCGACGGCCTCAAGCTCGTCGTGACCGACGGCGTGTTCAGCATGGACGGCGACGTGGCCCCGCTGGACCGGCTGGTCGAGGTGGCCCGCCGCTACGGCGCCGTGACCTACGTGGACGACGCCCACGGTTCGGGCGTGCTGGGTGAGGCGGGGCGCGGCACGGTGCATCACTTCGGGATGGCGGAGGCCGAGGACGTGCTCCAGGTCGGCACGCTGAGCAAGGCCTGGGGCGTGGTGGGCGGCTACGCGGCCGGGCACGCGGACCTCAAACAGCTCATGCTCAACCGCGCGCGGCCCTACCTGTTCTCGACGGCGCAGCCCCCGGCAGTGGTTGGGGCGCTCTCGGCGGCGCTGGAGCTCGTGCAGAGCGACCCCTCCTTCATGGAGCGGCTGTGGGACAACACCCGCTTCTTCAAGTCCGAACTCGCCCGCCTGGGCTTCGACACGATGGGCAGCGAGACGCCCATCACGCCCGTCATCTTCGGGGAGGCCGAGGCGGCCTTCGAGGCGAGCCGCCGCCTGTTCGCCGAGGGGATCTTCGCGGTGGGCCTGGGCTTCCCGACGGTGCCCCGCGGCAAGGCGCGCATCCGCAACATCGTGACCGCCGAGCACACCCGCGACGACCTGGAGCAGGCGCTCGCCGCCTACGCGCGGGTGGGCCGCGCCCTGGGGACCATCTCCTGA
- a CDS encoding GNAT family N-acetyltransferase: MARPRRPGPPARSGLGWPGRWLGWAAVLERSLTWVTAHTDAGELIGFVNVAWDGGVHAFLLDTTVHPDHGRRGVGTGLVRRAAEASRGRGLEWLHVDYEPHLAGFYAGCGFGPTGAGLLRLG, translated from the coding sequence GTGGCCCGACCTCGCCGCCCTGGGCCGCCTGCGCGAAGCGGCCTGGGGTGGCCGGGACGATGGCTGGGCTGGGCGGCCGTGCTGGAGCGCAGCCTGACCTGGGTCACGGCCCACACGGACGCGGGCGAGCTGATCGGGTTCGTAAACGTGGCCTGGGACGGGGGCGTACACGCCTTCTTGCTCGACACGACCGTCCACCCGGACCACGGGCGGCGCGGCGTGGGCACCGGACTGGTGCGCCGGGCCGCCGAGGCCTCGCGGGGCCGGGGCCTGGAGTGGCTGCACGTGGACTACGAACCGCACCTGGCGGGCTTCTATGCCGGCTGCGGCTTCGGGCCGACCGGGGCGGGGCTGCTGCGGCTGGGCTGA